TCTACAGCATAACCACACGGAATTGCAGTAGTTTGCATGTTCTTCAAATTCGGACAAACCTTTGTAACATGGTCTCCAAAGCAAATATCACAGCTAAGAGTTGCAGTGCAAACAGATAAAGTGTGACCTTTAGTATGGCACCGATAACAATAAGGTTTACCCTTGCTTTTGTGTGCTCCCTGAAGAGATGACTCTGGCACTTCATTTTGCATTTTTGGGACAATTTTAATTTGTGGGACAGTAGCCAATGACATAGTTTCGGAGGTAGCTGGCACCGTAGTCGTTGTTGTCGTTGCTGTTGTCTGGAACGCATCAGTTCCCGCCACCTGAGTGTCGCCCTTGTGTCCTGTTGCCGGGGCGGCAGCAGAACCAAGCCCAGACTGTGTGCCTACTGCCGATGTCTCGGCCTGCACATTTGCAGCCGAAGCCCCCGTGAGCGTCCCTCCTGCCGAGGTCACCAGAGACGAACCAGGAGGTGCACCGTGACCCGCATGGTTCCCAGATGGAGTTGCGCCATGTCCCGCCTGGTTCACCACCACCTTTGCCTCGTGCTGACGCATCCTCGCCTCGAATGCACTTATTTATTGCCATTGCTATTTCTTATAATTACATATTCTTTTTTTCTACTAATTCAATCTGCAAAAGCATATCTAGCAGTTAATAATGCACTTGCCTTGATGAATTTGCACTGTCAGGGATCAAGTGTTGTTCACCAAACCCAGTCCTTAACGAAGGATAGTCAGGGGTTAAATGTTCATGCTAACCCAACTGCGACCAAGCATGAAACTGAGGAAAATCTAGTTAAACCTAAGACATGTGATTCCATGTTTGATGAACAGAGCGAGGAAATCCAAAATGGGGAAGATTCTTCAGCTCCAGACACTGGCACCGCCGATGATGGATATTTTTTGAGGGTAAACAGGAGGGGCATGCCCCTACTGGATGATGGATATAACTGGagaaaatatggagaaaagCAAGTGAAAAAAAGTGAACACCCAAGGAGCTACTACAAATGCACTCACCCAAAATGTCCTGTCAAGAAAATGGTGGAGCGTTCTCTAGAAGGTCATATAACGGAGATAGTCTACAGAGGTTCTCATAGTCACCCACTGCCTCTTCCCAACAGCCGGCCAAGTGTCCCTTTGTCGCATTTCAATGATTCAGAAGCTGATGGTAACTTCAGTTCCAAGCCTGGGCCTGGCTATGACTCGTCAACTTCACAGGGAATTGCTCCAAAAGGTCAGTTCCAAGATGTGCACAGCGGAGCTCTTGAAACAAAACTGTCTGGCTCTCTTACTACAACTGAGATTGCTGACACGTCTGTTATGGAGTCTATGGATGTCTCATCAACACTCTCCTCCAATGAGAAGGGTGATAGGGCCATGAATGGTGCCGTTCCTTCAACCAATGACATGAACGAAGACGAGACTGAATCTAAAAGAAGGTTTGGACCTTGTTACCAACCAAGTACATAATTATAACTACCATACTAGTCAACGAATTCTCATTTGTTCCTTTGACTCTTCTCCAGGAAAATGGAGGTTTCTGTCGCTAGTAACACTGCCAACATTGTCACTGATATGGCAGCTATGGCATCAAGGACTGCCCGGGAGCCTCGGATTGTTGTGCAAACAACAAGTGAGGTCGACATCCTTGACGATGGCTACCGCTGGCGCAAGTATGGACAGAAAGTTGTGAAAGGCAACCCAAACCCAAGGTCAGTCTTGGTGCCATTTCCGTCTCGCCCATCCTTTTATCAGGAAACCAAATGGAAATTTAGCCATTTCAATTGTTCAATACACACCCTTCTATTTGCATGCAGGAGCTACTACAAATGCACTTATGCTGGCTGCTCAGTGCGCAAACATGTGGAGAGGGCCTCAAATGATCTCAAGTCCGTGATCACAACATATGAGGGGAGACACAACCATGAAGTTCCAGCTGCCAGGAACAGCAATGGGCATCCGAGCTATGGCTCCAGTGCTGCACCACAGGGTAGCAGTCTTCACCGGAGGCCAGAGCCTCCACAATTCAGCATGCCTCAcgctgctgccgccgctgccTACGGTTCACTTTGTCTCCCACCACAACTCAATGCAGCTTCAGGGGGTTTCTCCTTCGGAATGCTCCCCCCtgcaatggcaatggcaattCCAGTACCATCTCTGGGTAACTTCATGCCAGCGCAGATGCCTGGCCATGGATCACCAATGCAGGGTTGTTCAGGCCTTATGCTGCCGAGAGGTGAGGAGAAGGTGAACCCAGAGCAGCAGTCCAGATTGCCGGTAGCGAATGGGAATGCGGCAGCAACTTACCAGCAGCTCATGGGAAGGTGGCCTCAGGGTCATCAGATGTAAATACTCCAGCAGGCACAAAGATGAAACGATAGGGTTTGTTTTTTGCTTGTGTACATACACAATGAAATTAGGTTTCTTCTACCGTAGCTCCTTTGTTTGCTTTCAGGCTTTAGTAAGATGATTCTGATAATAGTGAGGGAGAGGGAAAGGGGAAGGGATGAACTTGGGTGATCAGGCTTTGCTGTTGTGTTCATTGAATTATTCAGACTAAGGTCCTGGAGTAGTAACTAGCTTCagcgggtgtttagttccccataaaATACAAAATATCAACTATTTTGGAATTATGGAATGCAAAATGTCAAAATTTTCAGGATTTTATTTAGTTTCAtctaaaatgcagaatttattacTCTCATGAGGgcctcttgaggctcttttgggcttttttttttgggtctTTTGAGATTAAAATCGAAAAGGAGAATAGCcactttttgccaaaaaaaaatgcATGGTGTTTGGTTCCATTATGCAAAATGATAGACCAAAACCCAAAATTGAAGGGGAACAAACACCCCCTCAATGTCTGCTCTTTCGCTGCGCTGTGACCATTCAAAGACAGTCCATCCCACAAATCGGCCAGTATTTTGCTGgtcattttttttaataaaaaataaagcacTAATTATGTGATTGATTGACCTTCCCCACGTCCTGAGTTGTTTGTCAAGTCTGAGTTCACAGTTCAGATAGGAGTTGAACAATAATCAGTTCAGATGGCACTGCAGTCTGCAGCTTAAGTCACCGTAATCAGGCATGATCCAAGGCACACACGCTAACACTAATGAAAGAGTAAGGTTTCACAAACCACAAAGAGAACAACATGAAACAGCAAATGCAAGGGCCAATTCGTCACCCAGGATCGGGGCATATATCATAGCATAGCTTTGCGTTTCAAGTTACCGTAATCTGAGAGAGAAACAAAAGCCACAACATGGCGATCGAGTAGTGTTCCACTTCGACCTGACGAGGGTTCGATCAAAGAATACATTCAGGCAACATAGACAGTGTTCCAACGGCTAGCATGCCATATTGCCATCTGACGAAAGTAGCAGAGACGATGAGTTCATCTGCAGCATAACCCCCCAAAAGACAGACCGTCCCAGCCAAAACACGTCGCCATAACATAACTTGAGCCCATGCATTGCTGCTTAACCTGTATCAAAGGAAATTTGGGCAGAACAGAAATCAGCAGCTTGCAtagcctgcatgcatgcatcaattGTGGGAAGGTAGATATGCAGAGGAAATGAGACCACATATTCACATCAGTGTGGAGGAAACAATGCAAGTTCACCTAAAAGGAAATTAAACAGCTTCAAACCCCTTGCTCAGCTCATCCTATGAACGTCTGCTTGGTGTTGCCAACCAAGTGGTAACCGCCAGGGATTGGCCGGGACGGTGGTGCTGCTTCAGTTGGTTCAGTCAAGCCAATGTCACTCGACCAATTGCCTGGCCCTTCAAGCAAAACCAACACTTGTCAAAACTCAGCAGTCAAAACAAAGGCTTTACGCCAATTTGGATTTCTCTCCAACACTATTTGGATAGCCTAATTAATTGCTCCTAGGTACAAAATATATACTGCCTGCTAGCAACAGGAAATAAAATTCAAAAGCAGATGTGTAGGAACTAATAGGAAGCTTATGGTGATCAGATTCTAAAATGGTCCATTAAGAATGAAACATCACAATAACTTTGATGACTAGTGATTTCAGGTTCAACTTGTGATCGATCAACAAATTATTCTTGAATTTTGGTGATCAAATATGTGTTATGTGTAAGAAAAGGCATTGATGGATGCCTAACTAGATCCACCAATATACACAACACAAACATTTTATTCACAGATGAAGCATGCATGTGTTAATATGTACCATACAAAAACTTACTCCGTACTCTCAACTTGTGGTTAACAAAAACTATAATAAAGTAGTCTAATAGCATCAAGAAAACAAGTTAATCAATTTCAACACTCTAACCATCTAAGGAGGCAAGACATAATTGGTTTATTTATCGATCATCATGTGGATCACTTCAGGACCCCTTGCCCAAATATTAGCGTAGCTCTTACCTTGAGCACATCAAAGACAATTCTGCAGGGACATATAGTTTTAATCCTGAAACATCTACCGCTGCGAATGCACAATCAAGCAATgaactttttttccttttctcagGGAGAAACATCAAGCCATGAACTAGTAGAGCAATTATAATGGAGGCACCAGACCAGGCAAATACAGAGAAGCGAACGATGAGTTAATGAGTCCAATTAACACACTGAGCAGCATAGCCAGAGATGGGATGAGATGATCAGGACGATGGTATACCTGATGAGACCGCTCGCGGCAGCTCCCAATCGCGGACGAATCGGTTGGCAATGCCGTACTCGCGGGGAGGCGCCACCAGGTGGTAGCGCTCGCAGTCGACCACTTTGCGGGCGGGCACGTCGACGGCGAAGaggtgctcctcctcctccaggaaGAAGTAGACGACTGCGGGGTTGTGGGGGTGGATGAGCGCGAGCACGGGGGCCTTCTTGGGGAGGCCAGTGGCGCTGTAGGTGTCGTCGGCCCAGATGTCGGCGAAGGTGGCCTGGTGCTCCAGCGTCCACTCCGTGGCGTCCGGGTCGCGCAGCGTCCAGACGGTGACCTTGTTGGGGGCGCCTCCCCGGCGGTAGGTGTCGACGAAGCGCAGGCTGCCGGCGCTGACCCCGACGTAGCggagctggtcgagcaccccccaGGCCTCCCTGCTCTTGAGCACGCAGGGGCGGGGCAGCGGGACGAAGCCGAGCACGGGGTCGTCGGCGAAGGGGTCGGCGGTGAGGACGCCCCAGGAGTAGTCGGCCCACCAGAGCCTGCCGTGGTGGGCGAGCGTGCGGAGCGGCGCGAACACGCGCGCTGGGAGCGGGTAGCGCACGCGCTTGTTGACCCACTCGCCGACGTCGGAGTCGAAGCAGCGGAGGTCGCCCTTGTCAGTGCCCATGAAGGGCAGGAGCTCGGCGACGACGTAGCGGCCGGCGCCGCTGGGGCAGGCGAGGACGCCGACGAGCGCCTGGTGCTGGATGGGCAACTTGGGGTCCGGGTCCGGGAGGCGGAGCGCGGAGCCCGTGGCGGCGTCGAGGACGAAGTAGCGAGGGTCGGAGTAGCTTAAGCGGACGGACTGCTCGCCCGGGCGGTCGACGTGGACGCGGGTGAGCGGGGCGTCGAGGATCGCGGAGAGGAGGAGCAGGCCCGAGGGGTCGGCGGCGAGCACGAACGGGAAGTTCCGCGGCGTGGGGCGGGCCGGGAAGACGCGCGGGGAGACGGCCAGGCGCGACACGCGCGGGGGCGCGGCCAGCGCCAGCGACACGTCGGCGCCGCCCTCGAGCTCGACGACGCGCGGGATGCTGCCGAGGATGACCCACGGCGACGTCGGCGGGGGTGGGGTGGGGTCGGGCGTGGCGGGCGCCATCGATCGGAGGGTGGTGGTACGCGGTGGCGGCGCCGGCGAGCGGGGAGAAAAGAGAGGGTTTTGGGCGTTTGGGTGTGGCCGCGCCGCGACGAGATCACAAGAAAGCGAGCgtggagtggagtggagtggTGGAGCCCCCTGTCCGTACGAGCTTGAGCTGCTTCCCCTCGAGCATGTCACCGGTGCGGCCACGTGTCGGTGGTGGAGCGCCTACCGCCTAGTTCGTGGGTCCCACAAACAGGCCTGTTTGGTTctctccaaaaaaaaaaaaaaaactctcctCACCTCGCCGAACAAGAAACTGTGTGAATCCAAGCTGTTTGGTTTCCTTGCTCTGTTGCTTTGATTCCTGTGCAAGCAACGTGAATGTAAAATGGTTTCAATCAAAATTACCAACATATTCAGGTTCATAGCTTTGAAAGCAGCACAGGATGGGAGGAAGTGTTTGCAATTGTTTATTTCTTAATAGGTCAACACATTTTTCCCATACACGCATATGTGATTTTAGTTGCTCTTTCTAACTCTCCCACATTATGCATGCTGGCGTTTACGAATGCGTCTTTATTAATGCCAAAATTTCCTTTCGATCCAAGTTTAGCTAGTAGCGCTGGAGTCAGTTCGGTAACATATTTTGGGTGGGATATGGCATGCGCATGCTCTGCACTGCTTTGGGGGTTCAGTTGGCAGCTCCTCCATGGCATGCCGTTGGAACACTCACTACTTGTGCTATTTTGCTGATAGAACGTTACTTGACCATCAGTTGTGACTTGAATCATGCTCGATTCTAATGACTTCAGCTGCAATGCAATGTGATTCTATTATTGAAAATCGTACAATTTTTTTTCACAGGAGGCTGCTGGATTCACCGGATCGTTTGCCCGCCTACCACGGCACACCCCGGCCGTCCGGCCGAGGAGGTCAGAATCAGAGGGCACGTTCCAACCCTGCAAAAGCTGAAAGCTCAGCGACTGGCACCCGGTCAGGCTCAGGCCGTCCGGGTCTCCGGGTCTCCGTGGAGTGGTCTAGGTCTCCTCGGTGGAAGCGGCGGTGATGGGATTCCACCTGCACCGGCTTGCTTCCGCTGCGGCGGCCTGCAGGCGAGGCAGCGCCAAAACCTTCGCGCTCGCGCCGGCGCCAACCAAGACGCTCCTTTTCCCCGCTCGCCGCCAAAGCATCACCACCGCGGCCGACCCCGCCACGCCCCCGCCGACGTCGCCGTGGGTTATCCTCGGCAGCATCCCGCGCGTCGCCGAGATCGAGGGCGCCGCCGACGTGTCGCTGGCGCTGACGGCGCCCCCGCGCGTGTCGCGCCTGTCCATCTCCCCGCGCGTCTTCCCGGACCGCCCCACGCCACAGAGCTTCCCGTTCGTGCTCGCCACGGACCCCTCGGGCCTGCTCCTCCTCTCCGCGATCCTCGACGCGCCGCTCACCCGCGTCGACGTCGACCGCCCGGACGCCACGCGGCGGTCCATGTATTGGCGCGACGACGACCCGCGCTACTTCGTCCTCGACGCCGCCACGGGCTCCGCGCTCCGCCTCCCGGACCCGGCCTCGCAGGAGCCCGTCGAGCACCAGGCGCTCCTCGGCCTGCTCGCCTGCCCCGGCGGCGCCGGCCGCTACGTGGTTTCCGAGCTCCTGCCGCTCATCGGCAGCGACACGGTGTATTTTTTTTCGGTAGGAAAATTTTTTCGGCACCTGCCGATAAATAAGAAATTTCGGACATTTCGGAAATTTCGGATgaaatttaaataaattcaaattgatttttttaaaaatttgacatCATTTTACTAAAAAAGCTTTCTAATATATGACTCAtcacaaatttatataatattaaCGAAATAACACAATATATTATTGCGGTAGTATAGCGGACTGACGGTGGGCGAGTTGCATATGCTAGTGtcaccaaatatgtgagtgagaaaattaaataattttgaaGAAATTTAGGGCTTTGATAAGACTAGAAGATATGGTGGGTCATTTTATTGTTGTTTGGAGTAATTTTGAAGCGAAACATGAATTTAACCGAAAAATTTGACCGATACAAAAAAAATTCGGACCTCACTGAAAAATGCGAAATTTCGGAAATTTCGACGAAATTTCGCCGAAAAAGAAAACCCTACACCGCCACCCTCCGCTGCTACTACTTCGACGTCGGCGAGTGGGTCCAGAAGAGCGTGCGTTACCCGCTCCCGCCGCGCCCGCTCGCGCCGCTCCGCACGCTCGCCCTCCACGGCAGGCTCTGGTGGGCCGACTACTCCTGGGGCGTCATCACCGCCGACCCCTTCGCCGACTACCCCGTGCTCAGCTTCGTCCCGCTGCCCCGCCCCTGCGTGCTCCAGAGCAGGGAGGCCtggggggtgctcgaccagctccGCTACGTCGGGATCAGCGCCGGCAGCCTGCGCTTCGTCGACACCTACCGCCGGGAAGGCGCCCCCAACAAGGTCACCGTCTGGACCCTGCCCCACCCGTACGCCACGGAGTGGATGCTGGAGCATGAGGCCACCTTCGCCGACATCTGGGCTGACGACACGTACAAGGCCACTGGCCTCCCCAAGAAGATCCCCGTGCTCGCGCTCATCCACCCCCACAACCCCGCAGTGGTCTACTTCTTCCTCGAGGACTACCTCTTCGCCGTCGACGTGCCCGCCCGCAAGGTCGTGGAGTGCGACCGCTACCACCTGGTGGCACCTCCCCGCGACTACGAGATCGCCAACCGATTCGTCCGCGCGTGGGAGCTGCCTCGTGCAGTCTCCTCAGGTATATGCCGTGCCTTGCCTCATGCCCTGATCTCACTATCTCGGCTCATTCTCATCTCTGGCCCTGCTGTTTATTAGATGTTCATCTATATTGTTGTGAAAGGTGCTGCCTTTTCATCGATTGCGCTTGCCTCTGCCTGCCGCATTCACTTACTCTAGTTCATACCTTGGTCAATATGCAGTGGCCAATCGTAAGCTGCATGGTTTCGACATACATGTCTGCCAAATTCTCTTTCATGCTTGTGCAAGTTCATGATCTATGCTATATATTTTGTCCAGGCAGGGATCAGTGTTGCACAATTATACAGTATATCCGCAAAGGCATTGGCTTTTGACTGATTGCTTGCCTCTGCCTGCTGCATTTACTTACTACGGACATATATACTATTTAGTTTATTGAGTTCATGCATGGCGTGATCAGTTGTAGCTGTTTCAGGTCACTACTGATATGTGCTCAAGTTCAAGCGACGCACATGATAATCGTAGTACCAAGTTTATGCTGATTTGCTATACTTGATGTTTAATTTGGTTGGAGCGCATAAATTGGTTCGGCATATTCTCTTTAAAATTGATGACTGAGATATTATATTGATGCTAACACAAACTGAAACTAGCTACTGTAGGACATGCTTTACTTCAGCCTTGTGCTTTGTATGCAAATAATGTTATGTTGTAGTGGTATAAATGGTCGGATCAAGTTAGTTCGATGGCCAATGCCATTTGAAGTGAAGTTATTCCTGCTCAAATTCTTGGCTTTTGATTGATCACTTCTGCCTGCTGCATTCACTAACAACTGACATATATACTACTGCTGATAGCTTGATCGATGCATTCACCAGCTGTAGATGTTTCATGGTTACATGTCTGCAAAATATTCCTTCATGTGCTTAAGTTCAAGATCTATGCTGATATTTCTTGGCAAGGAGTACTAAAGTGATGTGCTTGATGATCAAAACCAATTATATGTCTATTTCTTGCACTGTACTTGATGATCAAGGAGTGCTAATTATATGTTCGGAGTCTATAGTGCTGACATATTTTCTTTCAATAGTTGATGCTGAGATACCTGTACTCTTCCTTCACTGGTGATGTGCTATTAGATTAGttattactcttggtgctaCCACGAGTTGAGGCTACCTAACTTTAGGAAATGTGCACTTTTGGTTATGTGCTGTGGTTTTGTGTAGCGTAGGTGTTTACATCTTTTGGTCACATTATGTTGCATTGAGTTAGGCAGCCAAAGCTTTACCTAAATCCTTGATCACAATGAGACAAGTTATTTGTAGTCTCACTGCTTAATTTGTATATGAATATTGTAATGTTTATTCTAGCTTGTACATTTCATCTTAGTTATTTTGTAAAACATTTCATCTTTCTACACGCATGGCTATCCAAACAATGATTGAGCTTAGCTTGACCCACCATAAATAATCCACACTCGTGCAATGCCTTTTGTTGTATTCTGACAAGTATTGGTTCACTTGAAGGACTGGTGAATTGGTCGTCTGACATCGGCTCATCTGAACCAACCAAAGCGTTGCCATCGACGAAAATGCCCGGTGATTACCACTTGGTTGGTAACATGAGGATGAAATTCATTGGATGAGCTCAGGATGGGAGGAAGTGGTTGCAGCTGTTTAATTCCCTACTAGGTTAACTCATTTCCACACGCACATACATGGTTTCAGTTTGCTCTTTCTAACTCTCCCACATTATGCAAGGCAGGCGTTTACTAATGTGACTTTGTTTTGCCGAAATTTCCTTTTGATCCAGGTTTAGCTAGCAGTGCTGGACTCAGGCTGGTAACATGTTTTGGGTGGGATATGGCATGCTCAGCGCCGGTGACATGCTTTGGGGGTCTGGCTGCACGTTCAGTTTGCAGCTCCAATTCTGTCCATGGCATGCTGTTGGAACACTACTTGTGCTATTTTGCTGAATGTTACGATCGATCTTGGCCCTTCTCTGATGGAACATTACTTGATCATCAGGTGTGACTTGGATCATGCTTGATTCTGGTGACTTTCAGCTGCAATGTGATTCTATCATATATTGTCTTGGGCGACTGATTATATATTGTGCCTTGCATTTGGTGTTCCATGTTTTTTTTcgaggagggggggggggggggggtatcaGGTAAGTGATATCCATTCGCTTGGTTTGCGCATATATTAGTGACAACGTAGGGGGTCTCGGAGTCCTGCATGATCCAATCCAGACATCCAATCATAGTAGTTAGTAAGTAGGGGCCAGCAACACTAAGGTAATTGCATCCAATATGAGAGATCTTAATCTGACCGTGGTTTGGCATCTGAGCACCTCAAAATGATCAGATTCCAGGGCGCATGTTGTCTTGGCCTTAGTTTCTTTTTCTGGTTGACAAGTGTCTATTCGTTTGAGATTATTAACCGAATTTACTAATCATTTAACAGTATTTttcctctcacaataaatcagcaaaaAAATACTTTCCATATCTTTTCGATAACAAAGCCGGTAGGTGCACGGATGCACGTGATTTTGTCCATACGTTTTCTTGGCGTGTTTTCGTTTCACGAAGATACAACTTTGGCCAGCAATTACCCTATTAAAACAAGTACTTTATTTATAAGACGAAAAAATCACCAGACGAAAATTTTGcctgaaattttgcctctttcgTATTAAGGTATAGATTAGGTATAGATGACAAAACTATAATTATAGCCAGTTTTGAACAAGGCTTTAATAACAATAATTATGCACCACAAGAAAATACGGTGTATGGATTACTCTAATTTTAAGTACTCCCTCTATACATATAAGAAAAGTTATTTTCGACAAGATTTGGATCaaatattgagaatataaattatgaataacttttaaattgttaagtttaaaaatataaaaaccatataaatagatttatcttgaaaaatacttttataaaaatatacatatcactttttgataaatatgttTATAAAAACAAAGAGTGAAAGTTACGCTTTTAAGACCATGTCgtcctaaacgactttctttgCAGGCATAGAGAAAGTATATCATAGTAGAACAAACAAATTAGTTTATTTTGAACTACTAATTAAGTTTTCCAAACGCC
This window of the Sorghum bicolor cultivar BTx623 chromosome 7, Sorghum_bicolor_NCBIv3, whole genome shotgun sequence genome carries:
- the LOC8067012 gene encoding probable WRKY transcription factor 3 codes for the protein MEDWMLPSPSPRTLMPSFFNEEFSSAPFSNIFSDDRSNKPLDEIEKSKTFIGSSAQETSQDTKDHPQTESNLFSANQKSTSPGGLAERMAARAGFGVLKIDTSRVSSSGAPIRSPVTIPPGVSPRELLESPVFLPNATSQPSPTTGKLPFLMPNNFKSTMPSVPEKSEDHSHEDSAFSFQPILRSKPSTLWTAEKGSSVVHQTQSLTKDSQGLNVHANPTATKHETEENLVKPKTCDSMFDEQSEEIQNGEDSSAPDTGTADDGYFLRVNRRGMPLLDDGYNWRKYGEKQVKKSEHPRSYYKCTHPKCPVKKMVERSLEGHITEIVYRGSHSHPLPLPNSRPSVPLSHFNDSEADGNFSSKPGPGYDSSTSQGIAPKGQFQDVHSGALETKLSGSLTTTEIADTSVMESMDVSSTLSSNEKGDRAMNGAVPSTNDMNEDETESKRRKMEVSVASNTANIVTDMAAMASRTAREPRIVVQTTSEVDILDDGYRWRKYGQKVVKGNPNPRSYYKCTYAGCSVRKHVERASNDLKSVITTYEGRHNHEVPAARNSNGHPSYGSSAAPQGSSLHRRPEPPQFSMPHAAAAAAYGSLCLPPQLNAASGGFSFGMLPPAMAMAIPVPSLGNFMPAQMPGHGSPMQGCSGLMLPRGEEKVNPEQQSRLPVANGNAAATYQQLMGRWPQGHQM
- the LOC8067013 gene encoding uncharacterized protein LOC8067013 — protein: MAPATPDPTPPPPTSPWVILGSIPRVVELEGGADVSLALAAPPRVSRLAVSPRVFPARPTPRNFPFVLAADPSGLLLLSAILDAPLTRVHVDRPGEQSVRLSYSDPRYFVLDAATGSALRLPDPDPKLPIQHQALVGVLACPSGAGRYVVAELLPFMGTDKGDLRCFDSDVGEWVNKRVRYPLPARVFAPLRTLAHHGRLWWADYSWGVLTADPFADDPVLGFVPLPRPCVLKSREAWGVLDQLRYVGVSAGSLRFVDTYRRGGAPNKVTVWTLRDPDATEWTLEHQATFADIWADDTYSATGLPKKAPVLALIHPHNPAVVYFFLEEEEHLFAVDVPARKVVDCERYHLVAPPREYGIANRFVRDWELPRAVSSGPGNWSSDIGLTEPTEAAPPSRPIPGGYHLVGNTKQTFIG
- the LOC8055216 gene encoding uncharacterized protein LOC8055216, giving the protein MGFHLHRLASAAAACRRGSAKTFALAPAPTKTLLFPARRQSITTAADPATPPPTSPWVILGSIPRVAEIEGAADVSLALTAPPRVSRLSISPRVFPDRPTPQSFPFVLATDPSGLLLLSAILDAPLTRVDVDRPDATRRSMYWRDDDPRYFVLDAATGSALRLPDPASQEPVEHQALLGLLACPGGAGRYVVSELLPLIGSDTVKPYTATLRCYYFDVGEWVQKSVRYPLPPRPLAPLRTLALHGRLWWADYSWGVITADPFADYPVLSFVPLPRPCVLQSREAWGVLDQLRYVGISAGSLRFVDTYRREGAPNKVTVWTLPHPYATEWMLEHEATFADIWADDTYKATGLPKKIPVLALIHPHNPAVVYFFLEDYLFAVDVPARKVVECDRYHLVAPPRDYEIANRFVRAWELPRAVSSGLVNWSSDIGSSEPTKALPSTKMPGDYHLVGNMRMKFIG